From a region of the Streptacidiphilus albus JL83 genome:
- a CDS encoding non-ribosomal peptide synthetase, producing the protein MMTNAGAGPLLGTGTAPDELSPAEMRVAGIWQELLGIEAVGAEADFFALGGDRALAEEMARRVEHEFGTEFRAESAAVPLTVRSISSFLAEQAFLRARLMFAESIGTDTDTAATTTWTSPEEPAIPAAVRDGSPLPLSFAQQRLWFLDQLEPGRAEYLIPIGLRIHGPLDTTALATALTGLSARHESLRTRFVADGDGHPAQIVDEPRPVVLDLRDLRHLDVGLREGTAARMVDTDAFQPVDLATGPVLRAILIRSADEEYILAVTVHHIVFDGWSAGILSRELTELYTAALAARQPQLPELPLQYPDFSVWQRQWLTGDILDGQLGYWRDQLTGIEPLELPTDHRRPAQRSGQGAALTFGIPADIAERAREAAAGSGASLFMTLLSVFQLLLSKYSGQEDIAVGTPIAGRNRAEIEDMIGFFVNTLVMRTDLSGDPTFTELLDRVKDTALGAYDHQDLPFERLVEELAPDRDLSRNPLFQTMFVLQNTPDTHTWSLPGLTVEPIGVEAQDAKFDFTLYLTETPGGGLDGMIVYTTDLFDEPTMERLAGHFRSLLDAATAAPGTRLSQLELLTDAERQQILVDWNGVATDAPDRLTIHQLIEEQAGLRPDALAVTCGAGSLNYRELNEQANQLAHSLRERGVGPGSLVALCLDRSPEMISVLLGILKSGAAYVPLDPDYPTDRLCYMVEDSATPLVITSSAHADRLPATTPRLLIDRDRAVVARQPVTDPEPWAGPEDLAYTIYTSGSTGRPKGVQIEHGALRARMRETRRELELTHHDRVLQFASIAFDSSVGQMFAALSCGAALVLREDRFDPSTLAELLRTSRVTVAWLTPSAFSALTAQLDGTEALGPDLRLVRLGGEALQLEQVRQWFEHSSVPLVNGYGPTEAAQEASTARITGTPEFVPVGRPVRNARVFLVDRHGLPVPVGVPGEIWISCAGLARGYLNQPELSRERFTERVVAGTSHRVYRTGDLALWRPDGQLEFVGRIDNQVKLRGYRIELGEIEATLLTHPAVTAAVVTVREDTPGDKRLAAYLVPTDRTTPTTTDLRTHLQHHLPDYMVPATFTTLDTLPLTPNGKIDRKALPAPDHHRPDLDTGYTAPTNPTETTITTIWTDLLGIDPIGIHDNFFQLGGHSLLATQVTSRIRKTLGIDLPLRTLFANPTPAQLATTIHTTHPTTPHTPLTPTPHTHTPTPLSFAQQRLWFLDQLEPGRAEYLMHCPLRLTGPLDADALRAAFTALVARHEILRTRFVADDDGEPVQTVDEPGPATLACHDLRTITEAGAREVAARRIVDADGLRPVDLATGPLLRATLVQLADEDWILAITVHHIAFDGWSVAILSRELTELYDAAATARDHALPALPVQYADYAVWQRQWLTGDTLDRQLGYWRDHLTGLEPLELPTDHRRPAERSGQGAMVPFTVPADVAQRVREAAGGSGASLFMTLLSVFQLLLSKYSGQEDIAVGTPIAGRNRAEIEDMIGFFVNTLVMRTDLSGDPTFTELLDRVKDTALGAYDHQDLPFERLVEELAPDRDLSRNPLFQTMLVLQNTRDSKGWELSGLTVEPLTSAAHDAKFDLAMYLAEAADGTLDGAVVYTTDLFAEPTVARLVGHFQNLLLAAADRPGARLSELEMLTAAEREQILVEWNHTATDYPDTATIHRLFEERARLSPDAVAVTCGPDTLTYRRLNERSNQLAHHLRDRYGIGPDIPVGVCLDRSPDMVCAILGILKAGGAYVPLDPEHPDDRLAYLVEDTATPLVITQASHADRLPTGTACLALDRDWPAIAERPVTDPAPVAGPHDLSYVIYTSGSTGRPKGVRIEHQGVVNYLAGMQDEFPISAGEGFLQATPLSFDVSAYEIFWPLWRGGNVVLVPGAERLDMGSVTRLMREHRIVGLHFVPSLLDLFVSEARPEDCAHLRYAFCSGEPLQPALVRRFVERLPGDLINLYGATEVSVDTTFWRASRTDPQGPVLAGRPMINQTVYILDRAGRLVPPGVLGEVHLGGASVGRGYHNRPELTAERFLADPFAEPPADRPQARMYRTGDLGRFTAAGELDLLGRVDRQVKLRGVRIELGEIEATLLTHGAVGTCAVVVREDTPGDKRLTAYCVPAPDQPLDLAALRGWCGGILPRALMPSAFVALDALPLNSNGKVDHRALPSPDGEGVETGTEFVAPRDEIETALAEIWSKVLGVERVGIHDSFFDLGGHSLLATRLVNQVEILTGVRVSLRKMFLEPTIIGIKNQLIELFDKQDEISR; encoded by the coding sequence ATGATGACGAATGCTGGTGCGGGTCCCCTCCTGGGCACGGGGACGGCGCCCGACGAGCTTTCCCCGGCGGAGATGCGCGTTGCCGGGATATGGCAGGAGCTGCTCGGAATCGAGGCGGTGGGCGCCGAAGCCGACTTCTTCGCCCTCGGCGGTGACCGCGCCCTGGCCGAGGAAATGGCCCGGCGGGTGGAGCATGAATTCGGCACCGAATTCCGGGCCGAATCCGCGGCTGTTCCGCTGACGGTGCGTTCGATATCCTCCTTCCTCGCCGAGCAGGCCTTCCTCCGCGCCCGGCTCATGTTCGCGGAGAGCATCGGCACCGACACCGACACGGCCGCGACGACCACCTGGACCTCGCCGGAGGAACCCGCCATCCCCGCCGCCGTCCGCGACGGCAGCCCGCTCCCGCTGTCCTTCGCGCAGCAGCGGCTGTGGTTCCTCGACCAGCTCGAACCCGGCCGCGCCGAGTACCTGATCCCGATCGGGCTGCGCATCCACGGCCCGCTGGACACCACGGCCCTGGCAACAGCGCTGACCGGCCTGTCGGCCCGGCACGAGTCCCTGCGGACCCGGTTCGTCGCCGACGGCGACGGCCACCCGGCCCAGATCGTCGACGAGCCGCGACCGGTCGTCCTCGACCTCCGCGACCTGCGCCACCTCGACGTCGGCCTCCGCGAGGGGACGGCCGCGCGGATGGTCGACACCGACGCGTTCCAGCCGGTGGACCTCGCCACCGGGCCGGTGCTGCGGGCCATCCTGATCCGGTCGGCCGACGAGGAGTACATCCTCGCGGTCACCGTGCACCACATCGTCTTCGACGGCTGGTCGGCGGGAATCCTCTCCCGCGAGCTCACCGAGCTCTACACCGCGGCCCTTGCGGCGCGTCAGCCGCAGCTGCCGGAACTGCCGCTCCAGTACCCGGACTTCTCGGTCTGGCAGCGGCAGTGGCTCACCGGTGACATCCTCGACGGCCAGCTCGGCTACTGGCGCGACCAGCTGACCGGCATCGAGCCGCTGGAGCTGCCCACCGACCACCGGCGGCCCGCACAGCGCAGCGGCCAGGGCGCCGCCCTCACCTTCGGCATCCCCGCCGACATCGCCGAACGGGCCAGGGAGGCTGCCGCCGGCAGTGGCGCGAGTCTGTTCATGACGCTGTTGTCGGTGTTCCAGCTGCTGCTGTCGAAGTACAGCGGTCAGGAGGACATCGCGGTGGGGACGCCGATCGCGGGCCGGAACCGGGCCGAGATCGAGGACATGATCGGATTCTTCGTCAACACCCTGGTCATGCGCACCGACCTGTCCGGCGACCCGACCTTCACCGAACTCCTGGACCGGGTCAAGGACACCGCCCTGGGCGCCTACGACCACCAGGACCTGCCCTTCGAACGACTGGTGGAAGAACTCGCCCCCGACCGCGACCTCTCCCGCAACCCGCTCTTCCAGACCATGTTCGTCCTCCAGAACACCCCCGACACCCACACCTGGAGCCTCCCCGGACTGACCGTCGAACCCATCGGCGTCGAGGCCCAGGACGCCAAGTTCGACTTCACCCTCTACCTGACGGAAACGCCCGGCGGCGGCCTCGACGGGATGATCGTCTACACCACCGACCTGTTCGACGAGCCCACCATGGAGCGCCTGGCCGGCCACTTCCGCAGCCTGCTGGACGCCGCCACGGCTGCCCCCGGCACCCGGCTGTCGCAGCTGGAGCTGCTCACCGACGCGGAGCGGCAGCAGATCCTGGTGGACTGGAACGGCGTCGCCACCGACGCGCCGGACCGGCTGACCATCCACCAGCTGATCGAGGAACAGGCCGGCCTGCGCCCGGACGCGCTGGCGGTCACCTGCGGGGCCGGATCGCTCAACTACCGGGAACTCAACGAACAGGCCAACCAGTTGGCGCACAGCCTGCGCGAACGGGGGGTCGGGCCCGGCTCGCTGGTGGCCCTGTGCCTGGACCGCAGCCCGGAGATGATCTCCGTCCTGCTCGGCATCCTCAAGAGCGGCGCGGCCTATGTGCCGCTCGATCCCGACTACCCGACCGACCGGCTGTGCTACATGGTCGAGGACTCGGCCACCCCGCTGGTGATCACCTCCAGCGCCCATGCTGACCGGCTGCCGGCCACCACCCCCAGGCTGCTGATCGACCGGGACCGGGCCGTGGTCGCCCGGCAGCCGGTCACCGACCCCGAGCCCTGGGCCGGGCCGGAGGACCTCGCCTACACCATCTACACCTCCGGCTCCACCGGCCGGCCCAAGGGCGTCCAGATCGAGCACGGAGCCCTACGAGCCCGGATGCGCGAGACCCGGCGGGAGCTCGAACTGACCCACCACGACCGGGTCCTGCAGTTCGCCTCGATCGCCTTCGACTCCTCGGTCGGCCAGATGTTCGCAGCACTCAGCTGCGGTGCCGCCCTGGTGCTGCGCGAGGACCGGTTCGACCCGTCCACCCTCGCCGAGCTGCTCCGGACCTCCCGGGTGACCGTCGCCTGGCTCACCCCGTCTGCCTTCTCCGCCCTGACCGCCCAGTTGGACGGCACCGAGGCACTGGGACCGGACCTGCGGCTGGTCCGCCTCGGCGGAGAGGCGCTCCAGCTCGAACAGGTCAGGCAGTGGTTCGAGCACTCCTCCGTCCCACTGGTGAACGGCTACGGACCCACCGAGGCCGCGCAGGAGGCGTCCACGGCACGGATCACCGGGACACCGGAGTTCGTCCCGGTCGGTCGGCCCGTCCGCAACGCCCGGGTCTTCCTCGTCGACCGGCACGGCCTGCCCGTGCCGGTGGGCGTCCCGGGCGAGATCTGGATCAGCTGCGCCGGGTTGGCGCGGGGGTATCTCAACCAGCCGGAGCTGTCGCGGGAGAGGTTCACCGAGCGGGTGGTCGCCGGGACCAGCCACCGGGTCTACCGGACCGGGGACCTGGCCCTGTGGCGCCCGGACGGACAGCTGGAGTTCGTCGGACGCATCGACAACCAGGTCAAACTGCGCGGCTACCGCATCGAGCTCGGCGAGATCGAAGCCACCCTGCTCACCCACCCCGCCGTCACCGCCGCCGTCGTCACCGTCCGCGAGGACACCCCCGGCGACAAACGCCTCGCCGCCTACCTCGTCCCCACCGACCGGACCACACCCACCACCACCGACCTGCGCACCCACCTCCAGCACCACCTCCCCGACTACATGGTCCCCGCCACCTTCACCACCCTGGACACCCTCCCGCTCACCCCCAACGGAAAAATCGACCGCAAAGCCCTCCCCGCCCCCGACCACCACCGCCCCGACCTCGACACCGGCTACACCGCCCCCACCAACCCCACCGAAACCACCATCACCACCATCTGGACCGACCTCCTGGGCATCGACCCCATCGGCATCCACGACAACTTCTTCCAACTCGGCGGACACTCCCTCCTCGCCACCCAGGTCACCAGCCGCATCCGCAAAACCCTCGGCATCGACCTCCCCCTCCGCACCCTCTTCGCCAACCCCACCCCCGCCCAACTCGCCACCACCATCCACACCACCCACCCCACCACCCCCCACACCCCCCTCACCCCCACCCCCCACACCCACACCCCCACCCCCCTCAGCTTCGCCCAACAACGCCTCTGGTTCCTCGACCAGCTGGAACCCGGGCGGGCGGAATACCTGATGCACTGCCCGCTCCGGCTGACCGGCCCGCTCGACGCCGACGCGCTTCGCGCCGCCTTCACCGCGCTCGTCGCCCGGCACGAGATCCTGCGGACCCGGTTCGTCGCCGACGACGACGGCGAGCCCGTGCAGACCGTCGACGAGCCGGGACCGGCCACGCTCGCCTGCCACGACCTGCGCACCATCACCGAGGCCGGCGCCCGGGAGGTCGCCGCCCGGCGCATCGTCGACGCCGACGGGCTCCGCCCGGTCGACCTCGCCACCGGGCCGCTGCTGCGGGCCACACTGGTGCAACTGGCCGACGAGGACTGGATCCTCGCGATCACCGTGCACCACATCGCCTTCGACGGCTGGTCGGTGGCCATCCTCTCGCGCGAACTCACCGAGCTGTACGACGCGGCGGCGACGGCCCGCGACCACGCCCTGCCCGCGCTCCCGGTGCAGTACGCCGACTACGCGGTCTGGCAGCGGCAGTGGCTCACCGGCGACACCCTGGACCGGCAGCTCGGCTACTGGCGCGACCACCTCACCGGCCTGGAACCGCTGGAACTGCCCACCGACCACCGGCGGCCCGCCGAACGCAGCGGCCAGGGCGCCATGGTCCCCTTCACCGTCCCCGCCGACGTCGCGCAGCGGGTGCGGGAGGCCGCCGGCGGCAGCGGCGCGAGCCTGTTCATGACGCTGTTGTCGGTGTTCCAGCTGCTGCTGTCGAAGTACAGCGGCCAGGAGGACATCGCGGTGGGGACGCCGATCGCCGGCCGGAACCGGGCCGAGATCGAGGACATGATCGGATTCTTCGTCAACACCCTGGTCATGCGCACCGACCTCTCCGGCGACCCGACCTTCACCGAACTCCTGGACCGGGTCAAGGACACCGCCCTGGGCGCCTACGACCACCAGGACCTGCCCTTCGAACGACTGGTGGAGGAACTCGCCCCCGACCGCGACCTCTCCCGCAACCCCCTCTTCCAGACCATGCTCGTCCTCCAGAACACCCGCGACAGCAAGGGCTGGGAACTGTCCGGCCTGACCGTCGAACCCCTCACCAGCGCCGCCCACGATGCCAAGTTCGACCTGGCGATGTACCTCGCGGAGGCCGCTGACGGCACTCTCGACGGGGCCGTCGTCTACACCACGGACCTGTTCGCCGAACCCACCGTGGCCCGGCTGGTCGGCCACTTCCAGAACCTGCTGCTCGCCGCCGCCGACCGGCCCGGTGCCCGGCTGTCCGAACTGGAGATGCTCACCGCGGCCGAACGCGAGCAGATCCTCGTCGAGTGGAACCACACCGCGACCGACTACCCCGACACCGCCACCATCCACCGACTGTTCGAGGAGCGCGCCCGGCTCAGCCCGGACGCCGTCGCCGTGACCTGCGGCCCGGACACCCTGACCTACCGCCGGCTCAACGAGCGGTCCAACCAGTTGGCCCACCACCTGCGCGACCGGTACGGCATCGGCCCGGACATCCCGGTCGGCGTGTGCCTCGACCGGAGCCCGGACATGGTCTGCGCCATCCTCGGCATCCTCAAGGCCGGCGGCGCCTACGTCCCGCTCGACCCGGAGCACCCGGACGACCGGCTCGCCTACCTGGTCGAGGACACCGCCACTCCGCTCGTCATCACCCAGGCCAGCCACGCCGACCGGCTGCCGACCGGCACCGCCTGCCTGGCCCTGGACCGCGACTGGCCCGCCATCGCCGAGCGGCCGGTCACCGACCCGGCGCCGGTCGCCGGACCCCACGACCTGTCCTATGTCATCTACACCAGCGGCTCCACCGGCAGGCCCAAGGGCGTACGGATCGAGCACCAGGGCGTCGTCAACTACCTCGCCGGCATGCAGGACGAGTTCCCCATCTCCGCCGGAGAGGGGTTCCTCCAGGCCACTCCGCTCTCCTTCGACGTGTCTGCCTACGAGATCTTCTGGCCGCTGTGGCGCGGTGGGAACGTCGTCCTGGTACCCGGGGCCGAACGCCTGGACATGGGGTCTGTCACCCGGCTCATGCGCGAGCACCGCATCGTCGGGCTGCACTTCGTGCCCAGCCTGCTGGACCTGTTCGTCTCCGAGGCCAGGCCCGAGGACTGCGCCCACCTGCGGTACGCGTTCTGCAGCGGCGAACCCCTCCAGCCGGCCCTGGTACGCCGGTTCGTGGAGCGGCTGCCCGGGGACCTGATCAACCTCTACGGCGCCACCGAGGTCTCGGTGGACACCACGTTCTGGCGCGCCTCCCGAACCGATCCCCAGGGTCCGGTACTGGCCGGACGGCCGATGATCAACCAGACCGTCTACATCCTCGACCGGGCCGGGCGACTGGTACCGCCGGGCGTCCTGGGCGAGGTCCACCTCGGCGGCGCCAGCGTCGGACGCGGCTACCACAACCGTCCCGAGCTGACCGCCGAACGGTTCCTCGCCGACCCCTTCGCCGAACCGCCCGCCGACCGGCCGCAGGCCAGGATGTACCGCACCGGCGACCTCGGCAGGTTCACCGCCGCCGGCGAACTGGACCTGCTCGGCCGGGTCGATCGCCAGGTCAAGCTGCGCGGCGTCCGCATCGAACTCGGCGAGATCGAAGCCACCCTGCTCACCCACGGGGCCGTCGGCACCTGCGCCGTCGTCGTCCGCGAGGACACCCCCGGGGACAAGCGACTGACCGCCTACTGCGTCCCCGCACCCGACCAGCCGCTCGACCTGGCGGCGCTCCGAGGCTGGTGCGGCGGGATACTGCCACGCGCCCTGATGCCCTCCGCCTTCGTGGCCCTCGACGCACTGCCGCTCAATTCGAACGGCAAGGTCGACCACAGGGCACTGCCCTCGCCCGACGGCGAAGGCGTGGAGACCGGCACTGAATTCGTCGCACCGCGCGACGAGATCGAGACGGCGCTCGCGGAAATCTGGTCCAAGGTCCTGGGAGTCGAGCGGGTCGGAATCCACGACAGCTTCTTCGACCTCGGCGGCCATTCCCTCCTCGCCACCCGTCTGGTCAACCAGGTGGAAATCCTGACCGGTGTGCGGGTGAGCCTGCGAAAGATGTTCCTGGAACCCACGATCATCGGCATCAAGAATCAGCTCATCGAATTGTTCGACAAGCAGGACGAGATCTCCCGCTAA